A stretch of DNA from Paenibacillus albus:
AATGAAATTATCCGGGGCTATTACCAAACTATGTCTTGTCCTGTTATGTTTCGGCATCATCGCAGCCTGCTCCAGCAACAACAATGCGAACACAAGCAATGCTGATAAGACCAATAACACTGCAGCTGATACGACGGCTGATACGAACAATGCTGCGGCTGATACGACGAATAACGCGGCAGATACGACCACGGAGCCGGCTAAGGAAGAGCTTCCTGAAGTGAAGCTGACGTTCTACTATCCGAGCAACCCTGCTGGCCCGGATCAACAGCTGGTAAATGACGAAATCAATAAGTATTTGAAAGAGAAAATCAACGCAACCGTAGATTTGAAACCGCTCTCCTTTGACGAATACGATCCGAAGATGAACACGATCATGGCTTCCGGCGAAGAATTCGATATCGCATGGGCTTCGAGATCCTGGCTGCTCAGCTACCAAGCGAATATTGATAAAGGCGCGTTCCTGGAGCTGACAGACGATATGATTAACAAATATGCTAAGGAAGCTCGCGCCAACGTTCCTGATAAGTTCTGGCCGGATATGAAAGCGAACGATGGCAAGGTGTACGGCTTCCCTGTGTATCAAGTAGCTGCGAAGACGAAGAGCTTGGTCATCCAGAAGCGTTATGCCGACAAATATAACCTCGATCTCAGCACCATCCATACGTATAAGGATATCGAGCCGTTCCTGAAACAAATTAAAGACAATGAGCCAAACGTTGTTCCGTTCGGACTTGGTCAGAACCAATGGGGCTTCTACACCGATCCGAATTGGGTCGGCACTGACGGGCTTGCCGTTTCCTACAAGAGAGATGATCCGAACTATACGATCTTAAACGCTGCAGAGACGATTGACGCGAAGAAGGAATACTACAATACGCTGCACAAATGGTACGAAGCGGGCTACATCAATGATGATGCTCCGATCTTGAAAAACTTCGGCGATCTGAGGAAAAAGGGTACGGTTGCCGTAACCATTGAATACACGACGAAGCCTGGCGGCGAGCTTGATGAAATGAACAACAACGGCGGCAATGAAGTCGTGTACGCGCCAATCTCCGATACGTATTTCACAGGGATTTCAAGCGCGATGCAGGTCATTAGCAAAACATCAAAAAATCCGGAACGCGCGCTCATGTTCATGAACCTGCTGAATACGGATAAGTATCTGTACAACCTGATTTGCTACGGAATTGAAGGCAAGCACTATACGAAGAAAGACGAGAACTACATCGAACCGATCAAGGATTCGGGCTATGCACCGAACGTAGACTGGGTATTCGGCGATCAGTTCAACGCTTATCTGAAAGCACCGCAAACAGCCGATGTATGGCAGAAGACGATCGATCTGAACAACAACGCGATGGTAGCGGCGTCGTACGGCTTCTCGATCAACCAAGATCCGATCAAGTCGGAGCTTGCGAATACGGCAGCGGTAAACAATGAGTACGGTCCGGCACTTGAGACGGGCGCAGTTGATCCGAGCGAAATTATTCCGAAATATCTCGAGAAGCTGAAGGCGGCCGGTCAAGATAAAATCGACCAAGAGATTCAGAAGCAGTGGGATGAGTTCCTGAAGAAGCAAGGGCTGAAGTAAGAAACGTTGACAAGGAGGCACGGGTGGCGAGAACGCCTGTGTCTCCTTTTCTATTGTGATCGTGCGGAAAGAAACATGGAGGGAGGAGTACAGGTGGAGTTCTATGTGTCGGTCGTGAGTGGGGATGACAATGGCGGCGGTGCTTCCGAAGGCGAAGCGGTGCGTACGATTGGGCGGGCTCAAGAGCTGGTGCGTACGGAGCTGGCTGCTCGGTATGAGAAGGACATCACCGTGTGGGTTGGCGGCGGTGTTTATGAGCTTGCTGTGCCGTTAAGGTTCGATTCGCGCGATGGAGGAGCTTCCGGTATTTCGGTGACGTATCGCAGCATGCCGGGAGAAGAGGTGTGCATCGCTGGCGGCAAGGTGCAAGGCGGTGCTTGTTGGGAGCTCTATCGCGATGGGATTTATCGTACTCGGTTGGAGCAGCCCGCAGCGGATGGAGGCTCGTCGTCGTCGACAAGGGCGATTCATACGCTCTATGAGAACGGTGAGCGAGCGGTGAAGGCGTGCTGGCCGAAGGCGGGCTATAACGCGGCAGCTGGGAAAGCGGAGCGAGATGACAGGCGCGGCTTCCGGTTCGCGGACGGCGACTTGCCGGACTTTGTGCCGGAATCAGGGATGCAGGTGCATATCTGGCCGGGAGAGGGCGAATGGAACTGGTTCACGGAGACGAAGACGATTGAGAAGATCGATTGGAACACGAAGGAGATCTCGTTCGCGGAGCCTGCTCCATGGGGAATCGACCGTGGTTCCCGTTACAGGGTTCAAGGGGCGCTGCAGCTGCTCACTGAGCCCGGCGAGTTCTACTGCGATGAAGCGGAGGGCATGCTCTATTACTATCCAAGGCAGCTGCCAATTGCAGAGCAGATGATCGTTGTGCCGACGGTTCGGAGGGTGATTGAGCTGTGCGGGGAATCTGCGGATAATCCGGTCACGGACATCTGCTTCGAAGGACTGACGATTGCCTACTCGGACAGTGCGCAGCAGTATCGCATGCCTAACTCCAATTGTGAGCATGAGGAGGGCCGGGATGGGCTGATTTATTTGGAGAATGCAGCGGGGATTTCGGTGCGCGGCTGCCGGCTGCTGCAAAGCGGCTTCAGCGGCGTCGTGATGAACGGGTATTGCCAGCGGATTACGGTCGCGGATAATCTCATTGAACATCTGGGCTATAACGGCGTCCATGTGATGGGCTTCGCTCCCGGAGAAGGAGATTTTGCAACTGCAGCAGAGGCGGATGTGAGCAAGTGCAATGTGATCACGAACAATTTGATCCGCTATGGCGGCGAGTTAATCGGTCACGGAAGCGGTATCCAGCTCTATCAGAGCGGATCAAACGAAGTGTCGCATAATGAAATTCACGGGATGCCACGCTATGGCATTTCCCTCAAAGGGCTGCGCTACGGCACGATGGAAGAGTCCTATTACGGAACGAAGGTAACCTCAGAGAATCATTATGATTTCGCCCATACGAGGGATAACGTCATTACGTGCAATAATGTATGGGATGTCATGAAGGATAGTCAAGACGGGGGCATGATTGAATCGTGGGGAGCGGGCATCGGCAACCGGATAACCTATAACCGGTTCCACCACAGCGGGATATATTTCTCCTACGGCTTCTGTATTTATCTGGACGATGCTTCGGATCATTATCTTGTCTCGCATAACGTTGTTCACGACCTGTTTAGCAGCGGGAGCGGGACGCTCTGGTTCGTGATCTTCGCCAAAGGGATCGGCAATCGGGTCGAGAACAATCTTCTCGTTCGCAACGGCGCGCGTGCAGCGTTCGGCACGCAGGAGATGGCAGGAGAGGAGAATCGGGAGATTTCGTTCGTTCGCAATATCGCGTATGAGTCCGGCGAGCAGCTGTACCACTTCGTTAACTTTGATAGCAGCAGGCTGCGGGAAGCGGATTACAATTTGTACTTCAATGGCGAGAGCTTGCCGACAGTGACGGGTATTTATGGTGATGATAAAAGAGGGCATCGGCCGATAGCGTGGGAGGAGTGGCGGAAGCAAGTGGATGGCCGCTATGATGCGCATACGCTGCATGCGGATCCGGGGATTGTGTTTAGTGGAGAGCGCGACGGGGAGCTTCGGATTGAGCTGCGGCCGGAGTCGCCGGCTTTCGGTCTTGGCTGGGAGTCGATCGATATGAGCCGGATGGGGCTGACAAAGGATTTTCCATTTCCTCGGCAGTGGGATTAAACCGATGTGAATGCAAATAAACAACCCTCGAATCATAGGATTCGAGGGTTTCTTTTTATAAATTAGAAGCCTGCGGCTGCTTTCTGCGTATGAACAAGACCGGAAGAGATGATATCCGCTGCGCGGTCCGAAAATTCTTGATGTCCTTCAATAACGACTTCTTCGATCGGAATACCAAGAAGTCCGCCCAATATCGCTTTCACCGGCTTGATGCCCGATTCGATGTACTGTTTGCCTTCGGAAGCGTAATCGCCGCCGCGCGCGCTCAGCAGCATGATTTTCTTGCCCGACGTTAAACCAATCGGACCCTCTGCTGTATATTTGAACGTTTTGCCTGATTGAGTCAGGTAGGACATATACGTAATGAGCGGTGCCGGCGCAGTCAGGTTCCACAGTGGGAAGGCAATAACGATTTTGTCGGCAGCGAGGAATTGATCCATATATTTATCAATGACATTTACCATGCGTTCTTCGGCATCGTTCAGGGGAAGCTGCTGCGAAGCCTTATATAAACCGGTAATGGCATCATTGCCGTAGTAAGGAACGTCTTCTTTAAATAAATCGAGTTCAGTTATGGAATCAGTCGGATTAGCAGCTTTATAAGCATTCATAAACGATTCATACATTTGAACGCTGATGGATTGTTCATAGGGCCGATCATTTGCTTTAACGAATAGTACGTTTGACATTTCTTCATCTCCTATTTATGATCACTTTGATAAAACAACACGTGTTGTAAAGTGATTATATGAGAGCTGACGATGCCCTTCAATCAACAGATTTCGCAATTCATCGGATATACGACATATTATCTAAAATGTCTAAAAACGTTTAAGGAGCACCTCCCTATGACAGATCAAGCAGAAACAAAGACCGATCCTCGCGTTCTGCGGACGCGCCGATTGATTATGGATGCGTTCAGCAAAATTATCCATCGCAAAGATTTCAAGGACGTTACCGTCAAAGATATTACGACCGAAGCGACGATTAATCGGGCGACGTTCTACTATCACTTCCTGGATAAGTATGAATTGCTCGAAAAGGTGCTGCAAGAGGATATGATGGGGCACGTAATCGCACGCATCAAAGAACCGCTGCAATTAAACGAGGACACGATCAAGACGGTCTTCGTGGCGATTACGTAATTTCAAACCTCCATATCCGAGAACAATCACTGCCAACGGAATTTTCAATCCTTTGCCGCCACGTATGAAATTATCTTAAAAAGCGAGCTGGAGCGGACCTTTTTCGAAATGCTTACGAAGGGACATTCAGGCGCAAGTCAAGAATCCATGCGCGTTGCCTCGGCACTGCTAAGCTGGGGCATATACGGTGCGACGATGGATTGGCAGCAGAACTGCAAGCTGGGGGCGGAAGCGTATATTGAACTGGCTATGCCGTATCTTTCGCGCGGCATAGATTCTCTATATGAAAAAGAAAGCAGCACCGTGTGATTCGGTGCTGCTTGTTTTAGCTTCGAGGAGACTTCGATTTCTAATTCTCCCGAAGCTCCTGCATAATTTGGCGGCCTGTCGGCGTTGTCGCAAGGCCGCCGCCTGCCGTCTCGCGGTGGATCTCCGGCATTGCTGAGCCGACCTCGAGCATCACTTGAATGACTTCGTCCGAGGGGATGACGCTGCGGACGCCGGCGAGCGCCATGTCCGCGGCGGCAAGCGCGGACACGGCGCCGAAGCCGTTGCGCACGATGCAAGGGATCTCGACGAGGCCGCCGACGGGGTCGCAGATGAGGCCAAGCGTGTTCTTGAGCGCGAGTCCGACCGCGTGAATCGCCTGGGCAGGAGTGCCGCCGCGCAGCTCCACGAGCGCGCCTGCCGCCATGCCGATCGCGGAGCCGACTTCGGCTTGGCAGCCGCCCTCTGCGCCAGAGACGAACGAATTGTTCGCGATGACGTAGCCGATGGCGCCTGCCGCGAACAAGCCGTGTACGAGATGCTCGTCATCCCAGCCGAAGCGCTCCTGGCTGCTGACGAACACGCCCGGGATGATGCCGCAGGAGCCTGCGGTCGGCGTCGCAATGATGCGGCCCATCGAGGCGTTGACCTCCGAGACGGCGAGCGCATACGCCATCGCATTGCTGGCATGCTCGCCAAGGCACGCCTCCTGCTGCTGACGATGGGCGACGACGCGCTGCGCATCAAGGCCGGTCAGCCCGCTTCGCGAGGTCGTATTCTCGTGTAAGCCGCGCTGGACCGCTTCTTTCATGACTTCGTAGTAGGCTGCCATTTTGCTGAATTCGTCCTGCTGCGATCTGCCGGACTCGGCGCTTTGCTCTTCCAGCATCAGCTTTCCAATGGATAAGCCGCGCTCCGAACAGAGCACGCCAAGCTCTGCCAGCGTTCGAAAGTTCATCGCAATCATTCGCCTCACTTAGACAGAATTAAGATCAATCGTAGTAATCCGCTGCACATGATCGATGCTGCCGAGCGCGGTGATGAGCGAGCCGGGCAACAGGCTGTCCAGCTCCAGCACGGTCAACGCTTCACCGCTTCTGCCCTTGCGGTCCACCGACATATGGCCGATGTTAATGCCTTCGGAATCCAGCAGCGAAGTGACATCTGCGATGACGCCGGGTTTGTCCTCATGGAGAATGATAAGCGTCGGATAATTGCCGCTTATCTTCACCGTAAATTCGTCCACGTCAACGATCTCGATGTTGCCGCCCCCGATAGAGGTGCCAATCAGCAATAACTTCCTAGGTTCAGGCACAGTCGTTTCGAGCACAAGCTTCACCGTATTCGGGTGCGAGAACAGCCCTTTGCCATGCCCGAAGATGACTTCCATACCGCTTTCTTCGGCAACGGCTAGAGCATCCGGGATTCGTCGATCATCCGTTGCGAATCCGAGCAGCCCGCTCACAATGGCAATATCGGTGCCATGCCCTTGATAGGTCGCTGCGAAGGAGCCGTAGAACAGAATTTCGGCCCGCTCCGGAATGGCGCCAAACAGCTGATGCGCGACAAGACCGATGCGTACGGCTCCCGCCGTGTGCGAGCTGGACGGCCCAACCATCGAAGGCCCGATAATGGAGAACACATCTTTAAACCGCAAGCTGCCGCCGACCTCCCGTACGATTTTTACATAGTGTTGCCCAAGGAAGGGACCTCAACTCATTACTGGATACGGTAGACAGCCGGGGACACGCCATACTTCTGCTTGAAGACGCGGTAAAAGTATGAATAGCTGCCGAAGCCGCATGTTTCTGCGATTTGCTCGAGTGTCATTGTGCTGTATTTGATCCGCTCCATCGCCATGGATAAGCGGACATTTTGGGTATACTGTATGATGGTCATGCCATAGCATTCCTTGAACAAGTGGACCGTGCGCGAGACGCTTAGGCCGACATGATTCGCAATTTCAGAGACGCTGAACGAATCGGCGGCATGCTCGTCGATAAAGTTCTTCATGCGGGTCGCGATGAACGACTTACCTTGCAAGGCGGATTGCGTCGTGATGGCCCGGTCTAGCCCGAGGCAGAGCGCGCGGAGCAAGTAATCGGCGAGCTCCGTATCCTCGGCTTCGAAGCGCCGCTTCTCTAGAATGAGGGCTTGCCAAATCGACAGCCAGCGCTCGTCGGGAACGACCTTCACTTTGCGGGGGCGCTCCATGCGGCTCCACCACTCATCGAGCCAGCTGCCGCGGCAGATTACGTAGTAGTCTCCGCTTTTGACGCTAGAGCTGCTGTTTGCTTGGGAAATCCCGTTCTCCGCGTCGCCATGCGGTGCAATGACATTCAGATGATAGGCATCGCCAGGCCTAAAGAGCAGAAGGTCGCCGGCCTCGATTCGCTGCATTCGTCCGTCCACGAGCGCCTCGCACGTGCCTTCGGTTTGCAAGCGGAAGAGATAGGCGCGCAAGCTCCCGTGGTTCGTAATTTGGAAGGGCTGAGTATGGTACGAGTAGCTGCAGCTCATAATTTCGGATAACAACGGTTCCACCTCATTTTGTAGCAAGATTGTACATGTTATTGTTATATAATACATCTCGAAAGCACTCAAATTCTACTATAATGAGTGTCAGATTGGTAAACTTAGAGGTGCTATGCGTTTCATCAGGGGCGCTAGTAAAAACCCTCCCGAGAGGAAGAGATAAATCGTGAAAATCGGTTTGCAATTATTCACACTGCGTGACGAGTTGGCTCAAGACTTCAAAGGCACGCTTCGTCAAGTAGCAGCTATGGGCTATGAGGGCGTTGAGTTTGCTGGATACGGCGACATTCCTGCTGAGGAATTGAAAGCATTGTTGGACGAGCTTGGCATGGAAGGCTTCGGAAGCCACATCGGCTTGCAGCAGCTTGAAGCGAATATTGAAGGCGAAATCGCGTACTTGAAAACAATCGGCGCACGTTATGCGATCCTTCCTTGGGTTTCCCCTGAGATGGTAGCCGGCGGCGAAGCATTCTGGCGTGATCTGATTACGAAGCTGGAGCAATTCGGCAAGAAATTCCATGAAGCAGGCCTCGAATTCTGCTATCACAACCATGATTTCGAATTCGCGCTTCAAATCGACGGCGAGTTCGTATTTGATGCGATGTACACGAAGGTTGCAGCTGACCTTTTGAAAGTGGAAATGGATATCGGCTGGGTGCAATACTCGAACCAAGATCCAATCGCTTATATCGCGAAATATGCTGGCCGTTTGCCGCTTCTTCACTTGAAAGACTTCCGCAAAGGCAACCCAGGCGAGCAAATCGACACTGTCGAGCTTGGCAATGGCGACCTTGCGCTGAACGATATTATCGCAGCAGCAGATAAAGCAAGCGTGGAATGGATCGTTGTCGAGCAAGACAGATGTGCGAATCCGCCGCTTGAATCGGTACAAACAAGCATCAACTGGCTCCGTGAGAACGGGCACAAAGCTTAAGCTAACAAGCAAGCTTAAATCCATTATTTGATTAAGGGAGATATACGCTATCATGAGTAAAGTTAGAGTTGCCGTTGTAGGTAACGGCGCAATTGCAATCCGTCGTCACATTCCTGAATACGCAGTAAATCCTAACGTAGAATTCGTCGCTTTCGTTGACCCGGTTATCGAACGCGCGCAAGAGCTTGCTGAGAAATACGGCGCTAAAGCTTTCGCAAGCTATGAAGAAATGCTGAGCGAAGTTAAGCCTGATGCAGTTAGCGTATGTACGCCTAACTACCTTCACGCTCCAGTAACGATTGCAGCAGCTAATGCTGGCGCACACGTACTGGTTGAGAAGCCAATGGCTTCGACTGACGAAGAAGCGGCTGCTATGATCGAAGCGGCAAGCAAGAACGGCGTATACCTGATGGTTGGCCACAACCAACGTCTGATGCCTCCTCACGTGAAGGCAAAAGAAATTCTTAAGAACGGCTCACTTGGCCGCGTTCTTACATTCCGCACGTCGTTCGGCCACCCAGGCCCGGAAGGCTGGAGCGTAGACGGCAAAGGCAGCTGGTTCTTCCGCCAGCAAGAAGCTATTATGGGCGCTATGGGTGACCTCGGCGTGCATAAATCCGATCTTATCCGCTACCTGCTTGACGACGAAGTTGCTCAAGTAACGGGCTACATCGGTACGCTGGACAAAGAAGGAACAGACGTAGACGATAACGCGACTTGCCTCCTTCGCATGAAGAGCGGCGCAATCGGTACGCTCGTTGCGAGCTGGACGTACTACAAAGGCGAAGACAACAGCACGGTGTTCTGGTGCGAGAACGGCGTTCTGAAGATCGGTACAGATCCGAAGGACCAAATCATCGTTGAATTGCGCAACGGCACAGTTGAGCGCTACAACGTTGGCGCAATCAGCACAAACGACAAGCAAGAGTCGAGCGGCGTTGTTGATGCGTTCATCAACTCGATCGTAACGAAGACGGCGCCAAGCATCTCCGGCGAAGAAGGACGCAAGTCCCTCGCGGTTATTCTTGGAGCATTCGAATCGCAAGCTACTGGTAAAGTCATTAACCTGTAGGTTGATGAAACCTCCGGTTCTGCCTGATAAGGCGGAGCTGGAGGTTTTTTGCATCTTATTTTAGCTATAGGTGGTGTCTAATATGTTGTTCCGTGAATTGAACTGGCATGCGCTGCTAAGAGTTAGCCGGGCCGAGAAAGTGAATAGACTGCTCAAACAACTTGAAGAAATATGCGGCCAGCCAGTTACGCTGCTCACCTGTGAGCGGTATTGGAAGGACAGTGGTTTATTCGACGTTAGCTTCACCACGCCGCTTAACGAGGTTACACCAGCGGATGCTGTGTTTCAGGCTTTAGTCACTGCCCGTAATCTTGCGTTTGATTGGCATGTGTCGGGTCCATCGATTACTGGCGATAACCAGTGGGAATTTCGGGGGTTGACCACAAAGACCCAAATCACAGGTATCGAGTGGATTCAGTTTCACATGGATTCAGTGGATGGATGAGCAGGAAGCACGCTCTATAATGATGTTCCAGACGTTGAAGGACTATTGGATGTATCTATAATTCATATTGATTCTATATATTATCGCAATAAAGTCAGGTGTGTTATTGTTTCCGTATACTACGGAAATGAGGTGGCTAGCCGAATGTCTATTTATGATTTTCAAGTGAACGCCATTAATGGCAGCTCCATTAATCTGTCGGAATATCAAGGCAAGGTCCTGCTCCTTGTTAATACAGCCAGCAAGTGCGCATACTCTCGCCAATTCGCCGGACTTATGCAGCTTTACGAGCAATATAAGCATCGTGGGTTTGAAGTTCTTGCATTTCCTTGTAACCAATTCAACGCGAAAGAGCCAGGGAGTAACGAGGAAGTGAGGGAGTTCTGTGAGGGCCACTTTGGAGTGACGTTTCCGATGTTCGAGAAAATCGAGGTAAGAGGCGGGCAGGCTCATCCGTTGTTTCAATATCTGACAGAGCAGGCGCCTTTTCAAGGGTTTGATCCACGAACGCCAGATGGAATGAAGATGGAAAGCTTCGTCCGCGAGAAATATCCCGACATTTACGCGGGCAACGGAATCAAGTGGAATTTCACCAAGTTCCTCATTACTTCAGATGGCCAGCTCCACGGAAGATACGAACCAACGACGGAGCCGCATGAGCTAGAAGCAATTATTCAAACTTTGCTGAACGGCTGCTAAGTTAAGTGAAGTTTTTTGAGTGCTCTGCCCAGCGCCAACTTACAGCTAACGAATCGTACAGCACTTATTTAGCTGATTTCAGCTGTTGAAATCGGCTAACGAACTGAGGTAACGCTATTGCCCCGATTTTGCCCCAAAATGGCTCAAATACGAGGAATAACGTTACCTGAGTTCATTAGAATGGCGAGCTCGCCAAATTTGCTCC
This window harbors:
- a CDS encoding ABC transporter substrate-binding protein, which codes for MKMKLSGAITKLCLVLLCFGIIAACSSNNNANTSNADKTNNTAADTTADTNNAAADTTNNAADTTTEPAKEELPEVKLTFYYPSNPAGPDQQLVNDEINKYLKEKINATVDLKPLSFDEYDPKMNTIMASGEEFDIAWASRSWLLSYQANIDKGAFLELTDDMINKYAKEARANVPDKFWPDMKANDGKVYGFPVYQVAAKTKSLVIQKRYADKYNLDLSTIHTYKDIEPFLKQIKDNEPNVVPFGLGQNQWGFYTDPNWVGTDGLAVSYKRDDPNYTILNAAETIDAKKEYYNTLHKWYEAGYINDDAPILKNFGDLRKKGTVAVTIEYTTKPGGELDEMNNNGGNEVVYAPISDTYFTGISSAMQVISKTSKNPERALMFMNLLNTDKYLYNLICYGIEGKHYTKKDENYIEPIKDSGYAPNVDWVFGDQFNAYLKAPQTADVWQKTIDLNNNAMVAASYGFSINQDPIKSELANTAAVNNEYGPALETGAVDPSEIIPKYLEKLKAAGQDKIDQEIQKQWDEFLKKQGLK
- a CDS encoding NosD domain-containing protein, which codes for MEFYVSVVSGDDNGGGASEGEAVRTIGRAQELVRTELAARYEKDITVWVGGGVYELAVPLRFDSRDGGASGISVTYRSMPGEEVCIAGGKVQGGACWELYRDGIYRTRLEQPAADGGSSSSTRAIHTLYENGERAVKACWPKAGYNAAAGKAERDDRRGFRFADGDLPDFVPESGMQVHIWPGEGEWNWFTETKTIEKIDWNTKEISFAEPAPWGIDRGSRYRVQGALQLLTEPGEFYCDEAEGMLYYYPRQLPIAEQMIVVPTVRRVIELCGESADNPVTDICFEGLTIAYSDSAQQYRMPNSNCEHEEGRDGLIYLENAAGISVRGCRLLQSGFSGVVMNGYCQRITVADNLIEHLGYNGVHVMGFAPGEGDFATAAEADVSKCNVITNNLIRYGGELIGHGSGIQLYQSGSNEVSHNEIHGMPRYGISLKGLRYGTMEESYYGTKVTSENHYDFAHTRDNVITCNNVWDVMKDSQDGGMIESWGAGIGNRITYNRFHHSGIYFSYGFCIYLDDASDHYLVSHNVVHDLFSSGSGTLWFVIFAKGIGNRVENNLLVRNGARAAFGTQEMAGEENREISFVRNIAYESGEQLYHFVNFDSSRLREADYNLYFNGESLPTVTGIYGDDKRGHRPIAWEEWRKQVDGRYDAHTLHADPGIVFSGERDGELRIELRPESPAFGLGWESIDMSRMGLTKDFPFPRQWD
- a CDS encoding FMN-dependent NADH-azoreductase, whose product is MSNVLFVKANDRPYEQSISVQMYESFMNAYKAANPTDSITELDLFKEDVPYYGNDAITGLYKASQQLPLNDAEERMVNVIDKYMDQFLAADKIVIAFPLWNLTAPAPLITYMSYLTQSGKTFKYTAEGPIGLTSGKKIMLLSARGGDYASEGKQYIESGIKPVKAILGGLLGIPIEEVVIEGHQEFSDRAADIISSGLVHTQKAAAGF
- a CDS encoding TetR/AcrR family transcriptional regulator yields the protein MTDQAETKTDPRVLRTRRLIMDAFSKIIHRKDFKDVTVKDITTEATINRATFYYHFLDKYELLEKVLQEDMMGHVIARIKEPLQLNEDTIKTVFVAIT
- the sdaAA gene encoding L-serine ammonia-lyase, iron-sulfur-dependent, subunit alpha, with the protein product MNFRTLAELGVLCSERGLSIGKLMLEEQSAESGRSQQDEFSKMAAYYEVMKEAVQRGLHENTTSRSGLTGLDAQRVVAHRQQQEACLGEHASNAMAYALAVSEVNASMGRIIATPTAGSCGIIPGVFVSSQERFGWDDEHLVHGLFAAGAIGYVIANNSFVSGAEGGCQAEVGSAIGMAAGALVELRGGTPAQAIHAVGLALKNTLGLICDPVGGLVEIPCIVRNGFGAVSALAAADMALAGVRSVIPSDEVIQVMLEVGSAMPEIHRETAGGGLATTPTGRQIMQELREN
- the sdaAB gene encoding L-serine ammonia-lyase, iron-sulfur-dependent subunit beta, with translation MRFKDVFSIIGPSMVGPSSSHTAGAVRIGLVAHQLFGAIPERAEILFYGSFAATYQGHGTDIAIVSGLLGFATDDRRIPDALAVAEESGMEVIFGHGKGLFSHPNTVKLVLETTVPEPRKLLLIGTSIGGGNIEIVDVDEFTVKISGNYPTLIILHEDKPGVIADVTSLLDSEGINIGHMSVDRKGRSGEALTVLELDSLLPGSLITALGSIDHVQRITTIDLNSV
- a CDS encoding AraC family transcriptional regulator, with protein sequence MEPLLSEIMSCSYSYHTQPFQITNHGSLRAYLFRLQTEGTCEALVDGRMQRIEAGDLLLFRPGDAYHLNVIAPHGDAENGISQANSSSSVKSGDYYVICRGSWLDEWWSRMERPRKVKVVPDERWLSIWQALILEKRRFEAEDTELADYLLRALCLGLDRAITTQSALQGKSFIATRMKNFIDEHAADSFSVSEIANHVGLSVSRTVHLFKECYGMTIIQYTQNVRLSMAMERIKYSTMTLEQIAETCGFGSYSYFYRVFKQKYGVSPAVYRIQ
- a CDS encoding sugar phosphate isomerase/epimerase family protein, which gives rise to MKIGLQLFTLRDELAQDFKGTLRQVAAMGYEGVEFAGYGDIPAEELKALLDELGMEGFGSHIGLQQLEANIEGEIAYLKTIGARYAILPWVSPEMVAGGEAFWRDLITKLEQFGKKFHEAGLEFCYHNHDFEFALQIDGEFVFDAMYTKVAADLLKVEMDIGWVQYSNQDPIAYIAKYAGRLPLLHLKDFRKGNPGEQIDTVELGNGDLALNDIIAAADKASVEWIVVEQDRCANPPLESVQTSINWLRENGHKA
- a CDS encoding Gfo/Idh/MocA family protein → MSKVRVAVVGNGAIAIRRHIPEYAVNPNVEFVAFVDPVIERAQELAEKYGAKAFASYEEMLSEVKPDAVSVCTPNYLHAPVTIAAANAGAHVLVEKPMASTDEEAAAMIEAASKNGVYLMVGHNQRLMPPHVKAKEILKNGSLGRVLTFRTSFGHPGPEGWSVDGKGSWFFRQQEAIMGAMGDLGVHKSDLIRYLLDDEVAQVTGYIGTLDKEGTDVDDNATCLLRMKSGAIGTLVASWTYYKGEDNSTVFWCENGVLKIGTDPKDQIIVELRNGTVERYNVGAISTNDKQESSGVVDAFINSIVTKTAPSISGEEGRKSLAVILGAFESQATGKVINL
- a CDS encoding glutathione peroxidase; this translates as MSIYDFQVNAINGSSINLSEYQGKVLLLVNTASKCAYSRQFAGLMQLYEQYKHRGFEVLAFPCNQFNAKEPGSNEEVREFCEGHFGVTFPMFEKIEVRGGQAHPLFQYLTEQAPFQGFDPRTPDGMKMESFVREKYPDIYAGNGIKWNFTKFLITSDGQLHGRYEPTTEPHELEAIIQTLLNGC